GCGTACGGCCTGTCCGGCCTGTTCGTCAGCCTCGTGACGGCGCTGACGCTCTGGAACACGGCTCGTTCGCCTCGCCTTCTCGTGCTTTTCCTCTGCCTGTTCCTGCTCGGTTTCGGTGCCTACCGCATGGCGGGATTCGCCCCATCCGGCGTGGACAAGCGCATCGCCCTGATCCAGGGCAACATCGACCAGGGCGAGAAATGGGAAGCCCCCTTCCAAATCGGGACGGTGCAGAAATATCTTGATCTGAGCAGGAAGGCACTGGCTGACTCCTCTTCCACGGCCCAGGCCGAAGCAGCTCCGCCCGACCTGATCGTCTGGCCGGAAACCGCCATGCCGTTTTATCTTCAGGACGCCGGAGTCTACAGCAACCAAGTCACGGATTTCGTGCGCCGCATCGGGGTACCCCTGATCGCGGGCGCTCCTGCCTATACCCAGCGTGAAGACGGATCGTTCAACTTCTACAATCGTGCCTTCCTCTTCAATCCTCACGACAATTCCGTGAGCTGGTACGACAAGGTCCATCTCGTGCCTTTCGGCGAATACGTTCCGCTGAAGGAGTGGCTGCCCATCGAGAAGCTGGCCAGCGGCGCAGGAGATTACCTGCCCGGCGCCAAGCTCGATCCCCTGAACGCCGACGGCATGCATCTCGGCCTCCTGATCTGCTACGAGGCCATCTTCCCGGAGCTGGCGCAGGAACGCGTGGCCAGGGGGGCGGACATCCTCGTCAACATCAGCAACGACGCCT
This portion of the Paucidesulfovibrio longus DSM 6739 genome encodes:
- the lnt gene encoding apolipoprotein N-acyltransferase, which gives rise to MGYPNPWVHLPPLMLLYPAALCLIAFRATGSAKAFFWSLLAAVLAHTACLYWVAAPVAQYGGLPWWLALPCPVGVSLIMGLYGAVFGWALHRAAKRLPPLLLCFFAGTLWTALEQTGSWLFSGFPWVTLSAAFAPWPLFIQAASLVGAYGLSGLFVSLVTALTLWNTARSPRLLVLFLCLFLLGFGAYRMAGFAPSGVDKRIALIQGNIDQGEKWEAPFQIGTVQKYLDLSRKALADSSSTAQAEAAPPDLIVWPETAMPFYLQDAGVYSNQVTDFVRRIGVPLIAGAPAYTQREDGSFNFYNRAFLFNPHDNSVSWYDKVHLVPFGEYVPLKEWLPIEKLASGAGDYLPGAKLDPLNADGMHLGLLICYEAIFPELAQERVARGADILVNISNDAWFGRSSAPWQHLAQTRMRAVEQCRWIARGTNTGISAFIDPLGRLAASSDLFQDEVLTWAVKPVHVTTFYHDAYHWLNVAAYLLAGLMSAWVVLCPALRRP